The Pempheris klunzingeri isolate RE-2024b chromosome 16, fPemKlu1.hap1, whole genome shotgun sequence genome includes the window CTCTTTGTTAGTCAAAGCAAGGTATTTACCACACGTCATGTCTTTTCAGGAGGTGAAATTATACAAAAATGCAAGAGAACGAGAGAAGTAAGTgtcatgcatacatacacaccaaGTACCATCCTAATATGAACACACAGTAACTCAGGGATTTATAATCTTGCCAGTGTTTTAACACCTCATTATTTACCTTGTTTCTGAAGGTATGATAACATGGCAGAGTTGTTTGCTGTCGTCAAGACCCTTCAGGCCCTAGAGAAGGCTTACATCAAAGACTGCGTCACACCTAATGAGTGCGTTATACTTGAATTTATGTATTGTGTTCACTGTAATTGACAAAAATACCACCTGTGactatgtatgtttttattaatgtgtAGGAGTTGTCTGTTTCAGATACACTGCTTCCTGTTCCAGACTGCTGGTTCAGTATAAGGCTGCTTTCAAACAGGTGCAGGGCTCTGATGTGGGCTCCATCGATGATTTCTGCAGGAAGTACAGAGTGAGTTTAGATGAGTTTATGATCCACTTcactttgttgtgtgtgtgtgtgtgtgtgtgtgtgtgtgtgtgtgtgtgtgtgtgtgtgtgtgtgtgtgtgtgtgtgtgtgtgtgtgtgtgtgtgtgtgtgtgtgtgtgtgtgtgtgtgtgtacactactcacaaaaagttagggatattcggctttcaggtgaaatttcaggatgaacctaaaatgcattctaacctttccaggtgaacttaatgtgaccttttgaatgcacatgtccaactgttcagtgtttcagtactttttgcacaagttgctgttctctaacaagaagcttaacagcaacattcacaacaggtttgatccatgaatcgaccaatacatttcctgcttcagttagaattggtatttaaacagtcctcctcatcgtgctgttcacattctgacatcatgagaccaagacgacacctaacagttgatcagcagcacctcaacactggaggcttcaaacaggaagtcctcagacggaggtgttcactgagcttagagggtcacagagtgtcatcagcaggttgtaacagtgatacagagactggaagagtcacagaaaggggaggagtggacgtcctttggccacatcccaatttattgagacactgaaaatgttttgttgtggtatacctaccactgttgttagattttctttcaataaattgtttaaaatgaagaaatcaccattgcatgcttctacttaaatgccctactttcatgatataatatcactgtcgcattaactttttacattttccatatatttcacctgaaagtcgaatatccctaactttttgtgagtactgtatgtgtatatatagtgTTTTCTAAGTAAGGATGTTACTCTCTTGTTTCCTAGCTCGACTGCCCACTCGCCATGGAAAGGATCAAGGAGGATCGGCCAATCACCATCAAGGATGACAAGGGCAACCTGAACCGCTGCATTGCAGACATAGTTTCTGTacgtcctctctctcctccatcataTTAAACAGTCAGATCAAAATGGACGTTTATTGTACATGTGCCAGAATACAAATTGTTGcagtggtatttttttttttttataaaatgatttaGTGTGTCCAGTTCAAGTTCTAAGTGGCTTAAGTGGTTTCACTTAATTTGGCTCATCCTCTGCTCAGTCACTGAAGAATGTGAATGGATGCTGCCAGCTGTATCCACTGCCAACTTTGATCTCAACTCATAAAATCAGACAAAGTGGTAAAACCCGCGGATGGACAGTGTCATACTGGCAAAGACTGTGTTCCCTGTTTGCGTTACTGTCAGTGGAAGTTGGAAAATACATTTCCCAGCATTGTCTCATTGtctgtcactttctctcacCTTCTTTAACCTtcagctcttcatcactgtgatGGACAAGCTGAGACTGGAGATCAGAGCCATGGATGAGGTAAATATGATAAAGTATAAATCTCTAATAAAAGACAGACTCAAAACAGTTGTTTAACTGATTCTTTTCCATTGGTCCAGATCCAGCCAGACCTGAGAGAACTGATGGAAACCATGAACAGAATGAGCAACATGCCTCCAGACTCGGAGGCTAAGGACAAAGTCAGCCTCTGGTTAGTTCCACCAGTTTATATTGTTAAGTCTCATGCCAGTCTTTCCTTCTCCATATTACATATGCAAAGACAACTTTTTAAAAGTTGGAAACCATCATTGTTTGTATCCACCCAACACACAATAAtccataaaacacataaaatggtGACCATAATGTAACAACGTTGCTCCGTAGCTTCAATTATATTctgtattacacacacacacacacgcacacacacacagcctggctTCTCTATAGGTCAAGAACTTTCCTTAGAATATTATAATGAAAATCAAGAGGTGGACCATGACTTTTCCTTGACAGCATGCATACGTTAAACTACTTTACCATTAAGTTGCTACACTGATCCCTAGTAGTAGATCTCTAACAGAAGTCTAAATGGATTTGTCATAACTGTCATCtaccttgattttttttttttttttttcattgcttctCATCAGGTTGACCACCCTCAGCAGCATGTCAGCCTCAGACGAGTTGGATGATAATCAGGTCCGCCAGATGCTGTTTGATCTGGAGTCGGCCTACAATGCCTTCAACCGTTTCCTCCA containing:
- the vps28 gene encoding vacuolar protein sorting-associated protein 28 homolog, with product MFHGIPVTGGVGGAPANKPELYEEVKLYKNAREREKYDNMAELFAVVKTLQALEKAYIKDCVTPNEYTASCSRLLVQYKAAFKQVQGSDVGSIDDFCRKYRLDCPLAMERIKEDRPITIKDDKGNLNRCIADIVSLFITVMDKLRLEIRAMDEIQPDLRELMETMNRMSNMPPDSEAKDKVSLWLTTLSSMSASDELDDNQVRQMLFDLESAYNAFNRFLHSS